taaaacggttcataaaaactatcaaaaggattttccgccacagagtgaattaagaaaacgaaaagtaagtgattgtatatcttgtttgaaaaaagaacaaaccatgttcacaagaccagccaaacaatcaaaagctgctacgatcgcgtcatttaaaatatctcatatattggcgaaacacaagaaaccattcgaagatggatcggtggtgaaggaagcatttattgaagcgggtgagactttatttggagattttaaaaataaatcagaaatcatgtctgctattagagaacttcagttatctcgtccgactgtcacaaggcgtattgaagtcatgagtcaggacatcgcagataaactaaaacatgatatcatggaatgtacatacttttctttacagttcgacgaatccaccgatatgacagacaatgcccagctgtgtatttttattcggatgggATTCAATGACATATcggctaaggaagaatttttgacaatcattcctctgaaatggaagacccgtggcgaagatatatataaagttttctttaattttgtaaaaaactacgagctatcaatatataaattagtgtgcattacaactgatggagcaccagcaatgactggaaacaaaaacggttttgtggcattgtgtcgagctaatgaagaattccctccatttttttcattccattgcattatacatcaacaagttttgtgttccaaagttttaaacagGGAGGAAATTATGGtcattgcaacaaaaattgtgaattccatccgtgcacgtagcttgcaacggcggctctttcagttgcagttggaagatagggagtcagctgaacacactgatttagttcttcacacagacgtcaggtggttgagtcgcggaaagttcctacaaaggtttcaagaattattgcccgaaataacagcttttctagacgaaagaggtgatgacactcagattttAAAAAAcggtaaaggaaaaactattattgagatgattagcgcagtaaacgcattcaaaagtaaattgcaacttatgatagatcaactgaaaagaaaggatctgaaacattttccgtctttgaaagcaaggattcttcagtttaattatgatacgtatgaggctgaattatcaaatattttgggacaattacaaatgcgtttttatgactgtagtaaattggaaaatatagcatcatttatgagttatcctttttcatgtaaaaacattaaggaattagctactgaaatagcaagtcagtttaatatgaactcatgttctgttgaaaatgagttggtgcagattatatcagatatacatctcaaagttatagcatctgatacaaatttctggtgttttatatctgaagataaatatccgaatctaaggcaaatcgcccttcaactgacggcattgtttgggtcaacttacttgtgcgagtctgcattttctgaaatgaagataattaagtcaaaatatcgcaatcgactaactgacgatcatatgtcatcatgCTTGCGATTAGCACTAAGTGgttttgaataactatgagttttttcattgatattgtagagaagaacctaactaaacttaacccaaaccttgactaaaataatgtacctatattgtgcagaaagctaatatctatatatgctacggtacaccctacctaggtaggtagggtgtatcgtgtatgtacgacaaccctgcatcacacatacttgcagcctctcagagtcgatcgtaagtagtctaaaaatattaaggtagatcgccagcagttcaagtttgagcacccctggATTAGGAgaacgatattttttttagaatgttCCAACACTTTGACATAAAAGTAATGAAGACGTCAATCTTCTGCTAGGCTCTGATGAATACAGCATAGATTCTCGGTTAATTGTTGTCAACAAGCGGAAGAACCCAATTTGTTATCAAAGCTTTAGAGGCAGTAACGTTATAATTGGGTTTCATTGATATGTGTGATAGATTGAAAtctatttcttaataattattacatacATAAAgctatataatatattatatttgatattgaatTGAAGTACTGTTTCATCTATCTTATCTTCCATCGTGAAACATCCATCAAGTTTGTTTActttgaagaataataaaaattgaacataGCCGAATTAGACGAAAAGAGTGAATGCTCAATGACTGCTACAATTTAACAGAATTCAGAacgaataaattgaaaataaattatgctGAAAACTTGAGAGTACCCCTTTTTTCTTAACTTGCTACGGTGAAGTAAAGAGGTAACTAATACTcaataattctttaattttctcAAGACAATCTCATTCATTTTATGAAGTAATGTAGTAAGTAGAAGTAAGTTATTATGAGCATTCGCTACATCTAATCACTTGACCCATTAATTGTAGTATTCAATGAAGAACTAATTCCcgaaaatgtattattttcataataatatctaGAAAACCAAATTGACTAACTGcgtaaaaacaaaacaagagGGTTCAAGAGCAATGTTTCTTTGAAGAATCAAGAATGAAACTGAAACATCACAAGAAAAACATGATCTAAGGTTAAAACACATCCAAGACAAACATGAACAACAATTAAAACATAGAGAAGAGGaacaagaaattgatattttggttCTGGAAATATCAACACCAAAAGCTAACAAAACTTCAAATTAAATATCTGagtttctatgaaaatattcctctactaaattattaattaattttgacgatatattttgttttcgtgaAGTAAAAAATGCTAtgaatatagggtgttctaAAATTGACGCAATTCATGCATAAAAGTGTtgacaaaccaaaaaaaaaatcgacagCTGACAattcatacaaaatataattggaGTAGTATTTTAACATCGTCAACTGTGAAGAGATTAATTACAAATTCCGGGTGACTGGATTCGTTGAAGATACCAAACACACTGCTCGTCAAAATACAAGTTGTCCAAATATCAATTTCTAAGGCAGACAATCCAGAAATCGTCGACGTCGGGGATATGAATTGAAAAGTTCAAGAAGCTCTCTACAACGTATACTCACCAAAGATATTCATCTCCATGCTTACAGAATTCAATTACTACAACAACCGAAGCCTAATAACCATGCATAGCGAAGAGAGTTTGTTGAATGGGTTATTGAGCATCAACAAATGGATGCTGATTCTTCGAGAAAAATAATCCTAAGCAACGAAGCACTTTGATGGGTTTGTTAATCGCTAAAATTGTCGCTTTTAGGCTAATGAGAACCCACATGTCACTGTTGGGTGTGAATTTCGGGCTGGAGACATAATTGGACCATACTTTTTTGAAGATTAGGCTGGTCAAACAGTGACTGTTACTGGTACTCGATATTGCAACATGATAATACAGTTCTTTTCGTGGAAATTGGATGATACTGATGTGGCCAatatgtggtttcaacaagacgaCGCCACATGTCATACAGTCTAAGAAACACTCCAATTACTGCATGAGATATTTCCAGGTGAGTGCAATCTATTGCACCTATACATCAAGGAAAACGCTTTATATTGTACAACTTTTTATTATGGAGTTATTTGAAATCAACAGTtgttgcaagaaagaattggaAACAAAGATAACAGAATTAAGTTATCAATAATGTGCAGGACGAATGTCGAGAGTTTGCTTATTGTCAAGAGACTTAAGTATTTAGTTTGgctgaaaaaatgttttgattaatACAATTCATTATTAAATGTCCTTTTGAATAGGATGAATCAAACAcccatttcaatttaaaaacattatattagtgttaaaagaaaatattctaacTAGTTTCATAGTCTATTTTTGAACAGTAGGTAAAGATTTGTGAAGAAAAAGTAATGCTGTCTATGTTGCGTAATGatgtttttttacaatttactgaattatttcttcgtaatatttttataggaCATAAATATGTTTAACAAGGcttatttgaatataacaaGAAAATTCTACCAATATAAGGAAAACCattagaaaaacccaaataaGATAAAACGAATAAGTGGGTATTGCCAGGTTTCAATATACGACAAATACATTGTTTATTAATcgagttaatttttatttgttacattCATTTACCAGAGCCGTATTTatgtcaaataaattatttcaaactcaAGGTATACTGTGATATGAATGAATACCAAGTACATGCTAATACTGAAAGTGGTATCACATAGTACATTCTTCAAAAAAAGTAAGAAACTACATTTTACGAGGATTGCTTAAGGTTTGAGATaaggcaacactgatgtgaatatgtagCCATCAAAAAGTgtgacattttcaatggtgaacgtactcataacatgtgctatttgagttgtttatagatacttgaaacatttatcttggtCAAAAACTGGAATTGAAtcgcgatgattttctatgactttcgccGCAAGTTAAACCAATAGCTGTGTGCCtacaactcgcttcgacttttggtgataaagcacTATCTTAAGCCACCcagtttcgctggttttccgaatttaaTCGTGATCACACTtcgctacaagatgaatttcgtgaaagtcGGTTATTGTACTAGAAAATAtggatgctgtgcgtaaactgatattgcaagatcgtcatgtgacacaCCGTGAGATTTAGGCCTACTTGGGTGTGAGTTCCACTAACATTCATTAAATATTGCATCAACTTTTggttgccaaaaaaattttttcttgctggaaaccgcataatttgacaatcacaaaaaaagctcgtgtcgattggtgcaaataaatgttgataaaattcAATCGCCGTGATTCAAAAGACAcaacaggcgacgaatcatgtatctatgcatatgaactcgAAACTttacaacaatcgactgtatggctCACACAGTTGTGGATATGACAAGAGTATTGATCTCACTTAGAAGCAATTAGTTTGATGTcatgaaaaaattgtagtatATGCTTGTATATGTTAGTAAAATGGGTCTAATAGCAGTCTCACCTGAAATATGTAGCAAGAGATTTCCGGGACGCTGCTCACGTGGCAAGTTGGCCACCACTTCTCGGCTTTTTCGGAAAATAGAACATTATTCATACACTTGAGTTTGGAGAGGCACTGATTTCcgaattttagataaatttccGCGGACTTCACATTATCATTGAccacaaaaataattatgatgCGTTGCGCAATAGATATTGGTACATCATTACTATAGATACACTAAAAAGCGAGGAGGTTACGTGTTTCTGTACGCTTCGTAACAGCTTTTCGGAGCTAGAGCTGCCTTCTCCTGAGCTGTAGTGCCATTGATTATTTCGATTAgtagttttttacaaatttttttattgattggtTGGTATCACTAAGAGGTGTTCTATTCTCATCTTCACGCAATCTATCGGCAGCTTCATCTATACTAGAGCTTCCACTCACTTAGAAGCATGATTACACTTGTTCTGTATTATACTACATTTATACTCAAATAACGGGAGAATAGTGCGTCAAATTGGTTTCCGAAGCGACTGTACGTCGCAACAGCCTTTCGGGCGTAACTAACTACGTTATTAGTGGCTCCCTAGGTGTTTAAAATGTCGTCCATCATTTGTGGATTGAACAGCAGTTTCAATTTGTGCTACTGAAATACTTTGTATTGCCTGTTGTTTTCTCTAAATCACATCACCTCTTGTCGAGGGTCTATTGGTGTAAACGTTATCTTTCATTCGActccacaaataaaaatctaactAAGCTATGCCTGGAGATTTGGGtggccaaataaataaactctCACGTCTTATCAACCTATCAGGGAATGCTGGATCTCTTGTATTCACCATTAGTGCATGTTATGGCGATTTACTCTAGCGTGGCCTCAACTGCCCACATAATTCTTGAAAGTATTTCTTGGTCGTAGTGTATCATAATTACTTGCTATTGTTTGacaaatatttagttttttttatttcatgctTTGTTTCACTGATAAAcgaatataacatttttaaataatggaaaaaatggaaacaCAACTTACTTCGTCAGCTCACTAGacttttgagaaaaatttcttGCATTTtgcacatttcttaagataccTTAGGTCAGAGAAGATATCGCTGTGCGGTTTCAGCTATGTTGATGGaaattttgtttactttaaAGAAACTTTTATGCTTCTATATgggatatttaaaatttttcaaacaacataaAGTTCATAAAAATCGGCTAAGCAGAATCAAGTATACAGGTATTCTTTCACAAGAAGGTTTCCTCTCTCCCTCAACAATCATTTGAAGATATAGACTAAAATATGTTGATGAATTTGATTATAGTATAGAGAGTGCCACTCTTTCAAGTCGTACATTCAAAAGACAGTGGTCATCAGGATTGGAAAATTAAGATTAAAGTAATAGATTAACTACCGCCTATTTCTGTAAAATGACAATACAGAcgattatttctttatttatctgATAAAtacattgtatttattttatgtatactCATTATTACTTACCAGATGTTTGAAATTGTGGGGAAATACATCAAGTTCAATGTTTCTCATAAAGAGAACGTCATTTGTTTATAAAGACCATAAATAGAATTCGAGTTCCATGTAAATACGCCAGACGACAAGGTTATAAATAATGACAAGCAACGTTTGATGGCGTTCAATACAGGTAAATCCAGAATGAGTTAATTTGCATTTACGGTCttactttttttgatttttttaagaaaatccCTAAATGTTTCTTTAACATTAGGAGAGTATATAAACTGCTTTTGCCACTAAACTGTTCATATAAGCTGACACTTCAAATCATACCAGATCTAAACAAAAGAAGAATTATGAAGACTGTATTCGTGTTTCTGTGTGCTCTCGTGGCAGTTTTGGTAAGATTTCATTAATCttcaatagatttttattttttaaatgtatattcaACAAATGTTCACTGTTTGTTTATTGGGTCTTATTAAATGGTAAATCCGGAATAAGTTTACTTAcatttatggttttttttttatttgtcttaattatatttgaaaaagccTGCAATAGGTCTAAACTTCAAGATTCTATCTGTTTTTAAGCGAAGTTTGAATTAAAAGAGACacaaaatcaagataatttgtCAATAAGATTGTggaaatttatgatatttatacaaaaagaaatactATTAGTATTACCACATTCTTTTGGAGCGTTGGATAAGGAATGTGTGAAGTGTTTGGATTCATTTATTCACGGTATGTTGTCCTTGGAAAGTACTTTCATGTCCTCCAGAGTTTCACCTCAAGCTTAtaatgtttctttattttctgaACATATCAATATTCGAACTCGCACGCAAAACTATAAATTCCTGAtatcaatcaaatcaaatcaaatcaatcaaaagtTTCCCTATTGGATAAGTACGCTATTTTCTTTTGCAAAGCAATTGCAGAAGTCAGCtgtatcttttattttattgttgttctCAGCATTAATTTCTGAAATACTTAGTTAaatgatttatcatgttttgagtttttcttgggTATGTTTCCTTGACTTTAAGTATCCTTCCTTTAAAGCTCGAGTTAAGTAATCTTCAAGCTTGTAATTTCGTTAAAGTTGTAAATTTTTCCGAGCCAGTTCTCGAACGATAGAGCTAGAAGCTACACAAAAAAGCCTATCTAAGATCAAATCATTATTTACAGGTTTTCACCTATATATTCaggtatccaaataaataatctCATTATTAGTATTCGTTTTGCATAAAAGGTGACCATTCAACGTTTGTATCGTACACCGAACTGATATACGATAATATGATTATAAAGGTGTGACGATAgaaattcaaaagaaagaaacgaATGATTGGAggcataattttatcaaaactcGTTTTAATGCATTCTAAAACGAAACCAACTATACTGTtcattacgattttttttagaGAGATATTGGTTTTTAGAAACagaaataatcaaatcattGAAAAGTATGTAGACTGAtcaaatcgattaattttttccaacgACATTCTGCAAAGATTCAACTACTATGAAAACATTCCATGAAACGACTTTTCATGTGAATGGTTATGTTAGTAGGCAAGAACGAATTCTTTGCCAGCTagttttcgtagtgggaatGGGGCACAATTAAATACCAAAGTGTACCAACTCTAATATATATCCAAGCTCTAGAATACTTATGTGTTCATTGTCTGAGAATTGATTAGTTAACAATTAGGTTgtgttaaattttgtaatatatcaagaaaaatattagacTCATCAAAAGGAAAATTCAATACCTTTTGACGAGGTGATTGATAGTGGTTCGgtctgatttttttaatatttatatcgcTGACAATCATCAGAATGTTTTACATATCGCGCGGCAACCGTGGTCAGAATTTACATATTCGAAAATGATTTCTAACTACACAGACTGATGTAAAACTCCAGTACAATCCatacatataattttattaatgacaATCTTTGGATATTATATAGGACAATAACTTATAAAACGAGCTTTGTCGTAAGATTAATTCACCCTATATAATCgataaatatactaaaaatatcttcaatttcaGGCACGTGGTTTGCCAAACCTTCCAGAGAACGAACGACTAAAACTAGCAGAAGTTCATCGGTCTTGTCAATCTAATCCAAAAACATTCTGTAACGAAGATAAATTGAGAAATCTCTTCAATAACATCAACGACCCTCAAGTGGGCACTCATATGTTGTGTATGGCAGTCAAAGCCGGATTGATGAGGCCGAATGGAGATTTTGACTTACcctatatgaaacaaaaaattggtTTGGTAGTACGCGATCCCTCTAAAGTAGATGGACTTGTTCAGAAGTGTACTCACAAAGCTGAAAATCCAGGAAAAACCGCCAATTTGATGTGGAAATGTTTAGTTGAAAatgatattcaatattatcaCAATTTGTAAATGAAACTATTCAGAAAATTcatgataatagaaaataaaattcgaCAAATTCatgcttttttatttcaaaaaataatgataagaCGATGTCTTATTAAGTTTTGATATGGACAGAACAGCACGATTTACATCTGACTCTTCTTATATTTGGCGTAACCAAGGAAGGATGGACAAAAATAACGATGAAGAGTAAGACGATAGATATAACCTAATAAGCGACGAGAGGAAGTACTTACATACGAAGGACTCACCGAGATTATAGGACATTTAAAACTGAACCAAACAGCagtaactgaaaaaattaataatgaactACTAATACATGAAGGAATAGCACTACTTAAAGTTACTAGCTAAGACATGAACAGAGGAGCACACCAACGTATAGCAGAAAGTGTGAAATAGTACcaatatgaaaaaatgggaCCTGAAGCAGTACTATCGAATAAAATGAAACACATTTTACACATTTTGACCCTCCTGAACATTACTTTCAAGATTCGACATAGAGAAGTGcctcaaattttaaattaaaaatttccccgttttctgatttttgtgaaaaatacgtCTAAATTgtggtttttcttcaatagacCGAATACATTTTTCAGGATCGAATTTTCAATACGATATTCGAGTAGTAGAGATTAAATATGATATATTAACATATATATGAGCTCGATATGTCGTGGTGGGGGAAACAGGATGTACCGCAAGTTGCCTAGTTTCGagaatttttcatgttttttatacgttttttgaatgtttcgaacgtttattcaaatttatttcccTCCCTTTCAGAAAATTGAACCCTGCGTCCATTCCCAAGTTTAAAAGCTTCACACTTACAAGCTTGAGACATTGCattagaatgaaataaattccctgaatataaataaaatattgtaggTAATATTTTTCGTGTAAATACCGAAGAAAAAAGGCTTATTATGAGGTTTAGAGGTTGCCCCCTCCCCCCTTCAGAAATTCCACCAATTTTCCTCCATAATGAGTCTTGAAATTTCTATCACTCCAAGCATAATGCGTCAAATTTCCGAAACGTAGCAGGAGTTCATGTTTTGTCTTGACGAAGAAATTATGAGAGAAGGGGGAGGCAACTCCTAACCTCATGATAAGCTTTGTTTCTTTGGTATTTACACGAAAAATATTACCTACATTCATATTCAtggaatttatttcattctattGCAATGTCTCAAGCTTGTAAGTGTGCAGCTTTTAAGCTTGGAGATGGACGCAGGGGTCAAGGAAggtgaataaatttgaataaacgtTTGTATCTCCCAACCACTCATAAAAAGTATaggaaaaaatagatcaaaattcgTAAGAAAGAAGTTGAGTTCTTATCTaagagaaaaaatcaaattttattcccAAATTTGTTTTCTCCGCGCCCCTGCAAAGT
The window above is part of the Diorhabda sublineata isolate icDioSubl1.1 chromosome 3, icDioSubl1.1, whole genome shotgun sequence genome. Proteins encoded here:
- the LOC130442014 gene encoding uncharacterized protein LOC130442014, whose amino-acid sequence is MKTVFVFLCALVAVLARGLPNLPENERLKLAEVHRSCQSNPKTFCNEDKLRNLFNNINDPQVGTHMLCMAVKAGLMRPNGDFDLPYMKQKIGLVVRDPSKVDGLVQKCTHKAENPGKTANLMWKCLVENDIQYYHNL